From a region of the Oryza sativa Japonica Group chromosome 6, ASM3414082v1 genome:
- the LOC107275984 gene encoding scarecrow-like protein 6: protein MLPMINIALMSSSSCHPHNPTTLPLPEPDSSKSPEPTSVLYNRSSPSTSLGSCSSKPPEDPPPPIAADDDCDWDAVVDMHMHMLAPAPAPDSSFLRWIMDTGYADADTFPDHPSFDSDLLQLPMPMPSDHPPQPLVDDLLDAARLLDAGDSTSAREILARLNHRLPSLPSPPGHAHPPLLRAAALLRDALLPPTALPVSSTPLDVPLKLAAHKALADASPTVQFTTFTSTQAFLDALGSARRLHLLDFDVGFGAHWPPLMQELAHHWRRAAGPPPNLKVTALVSPGSSHPLELHLTNESLTRFAAELGIPFEFTALVFDPLSSASPPLGLSAAPDEAVAVHLTAGSGAFSPAPAHLRVVKELRPAVVVCVDHGCERGALNLLQSCAALLESLDAAGASPDVVSKVEQFVLRPRVERLAVGGGDKLPPPLQSMLASAGFAALQVSNAAEAQAECLLRRTASHGFHVEKRQAALALWWQRSELVSVSAWRC from the coding sequence ATGCTGCCTATGATCAATATTGCCCTCATGTCCTCCTCCTCTTGCCATCCCCACAACCCCACCACCCTGCCGCTGCCGGAGCCGGACAGCAGCAAGTCGCCGGAGCCCACCTCCGTGCTCTACAACCGCAGCAGCCCGagcacctccctcggctcctgCTCCTCCAAACCACCGGAGGACCCTCCTccccccatcgccgccgacgacgactgcGACTGGGACGCCGTCGTCGACATGCACATGCACATgctcgcccccgcccccgcccccgacTCCTCCTTCCTCCGCTGGATCATGGATACCGGCTATGCCGACGCCGACACCTTTCCCGACCACCCCTCCTTCGACTCCGACCTGCTCCAACTCCCCATGCCCATGCCCTCTGACCATCCTCCTCAGCCGCTCGTCGACGACCTCCTCGACGCCGCACGCCTCCTCGACGCCGGGGACTCCACTTCCGCTAGGGAGATATTGGCGCGGCTCAATCATCGCCTCCCCTCTCTTCCGTCGCCTCCGGGCCATGCCCACCCTccgctcctccgcgccgccgccctcctccgggACGCGCTCCTCCCGCCCACCGCCCTCCCCGTCTCCTCTACTCCCCTCGACGTCCCGCTCAAGCTCGCCGCGCACAAGGCCCTGGCGGACGCCTCCCCGACCGTGCAGTTCACCACCTTCACATCCACGCAGGCCTTCCTCGACGCGCTCGgctccgcgcgccgcctccacctcctcgacTTCGACGTCGGCTTCGGTGCCCATTGGCCGCCTCTCATGCAGGAGCTCGCGCACCACTGGCGCCGCGCTGCTGGGCCGCCGCCGAACCTCAAGGTGACCGCATTGGTGTCGCCGGGGTCCAGCCACCCACTCGAGCTCCACCTCACCAACGAGAGCCTCACGCGcttcgccgccgagctcggcaTCCCGTTCGAGTTCACCGCCCTCGTGTTCGACCCCCTCAGCAGCGCGTCCCCGCCCTTGGGACTCTCGGCCGCGCCCGACGAAGCGGTGGCCGTCCATCTCACGGCCGGCTCCGGGGCCTTCTCGCCGGCGCCCGCGCACCTCCGTGTCGTGAAGGAGCTCCGCCCCGCCGTTGTGGTGTGCGTCGACCACGGGTGCGAGCGCGGCGCCCTCAACCTCCTGCAGTCTTGCGCGGCGCTGCTGGAGTCTCTggacgcggcgggcgcgtcGCCGGACGTGGTGTCCAAGGTGGAGCAGTTCGTCCTGCGGCCACGGGTGGAGCGCctcgcggtcggcggcggcgacaagctGCCTCCGCCGTTGCAGTCCATGTTGGCGTCCGCGGGGTTTGCGGCGCTGCAGGTGAGCAATGCGGCGGAGGCGCAGGCGGAATGCCTGCTGAGGCGCACGGCCAGCCATGGGTTCCATGTGGAGAAGCGGcaggcggcgctggcgctgtGGTGGCAGCGGTCGGAGCTCGTCTCGGTGTCAGCGTGGCGATGCTAG
- the LOC4339859 gene encoding dihydrolipoyllysine-residue acetyltransferase component 3 of pyruvate dehydrogenase complex, mitochondrial isoform X1, with protein MRASKYGMPITANGVHSLFSCGQVVPSRCFSSGADLPPHQEIGMPSLSPTMTEGNIARWVKKEGDKVSPGEVLCEVETDKATVEMECMEEGYLAKIIHGDGAKEIKVGEIIAVTVEEEEDIGKFKDYKAPSSAESAAPAESKPQSEPTEPKKEKEQPKAPEPKATKTEESFLSEDRTFSSPIARKLAEDNNVPLSSIKGTGPDGRILKADIEDYLASVAKGAKKETAAAPGLGYVDLPNTQIRKVTANRLLHSKQTIPHYYLTVDTRVDKLIKLRSELNPLQDTSGGKKISINDLVIKAAALALRNVPECNSSWMNDFIRQYHNVNINVAVQTEDGLFVPVIRDADKKGLATIADEVKQLAQRARDNSLKPEDYEGGTFTVSNLGGPFGIKQFCAIVNPPQSAILAIGSAEKRVIPGAEGQFEVGSFMSATLSCDHRVIDGAIGAEWMKAFKGYIENPTTMLL; from the exons ATGAGAGCATCCAAATATGGAATGCCAATTACTGCTAATGGGGTACATAGTTTGTTCTCATG TGGGCAGGTAGTACCGTCTAGGTGTTTTTCAAGTGGAGCAG ATTTGCCTCCACATCAGGAAATCGGAATGCCTTCACTCTCCCCTACCATGACTGAG GGAAACATTGCAAGGTGGGTGAAGAAAGAAGGAGATAAAGTCTCACCTGGTGAAGTTCTTTGTGAAGTAGAGACT GATAAAGCGACAGTGGAGATGGAATGCATGGAGGAAGGCTACCTTGCTAAAATTATCCATGGAGATGGTGCCAAAGAAATTAAAGTTGGTGAG ATTATTGCCGTAACcgtggaagaagaggaagacatCGGCAAATTTAAGGATTATAAGGCTCCATCATCTGCTGAATCTGCAGCTCCAGCCGAATCGAAGCCCCAATCTGAGCCCACAGAaccaaaaaaggagaaagagcaGCCCAAGGCTCCTGAGCCAAAGGCTACAAAGACAGAAGAATCTTTTCTTTCAGAGGATCGCACATTCTCCAGTCCAATTGCAAGGAAATTGGCAGAAGACAACAAT GTACCACTGTCAAGCATAAAAGGTACTGGCCCCGATGGGCGAATTTTGAAGGCAGATATTGAGGATTACTTGG CTTCTGTGGCCAAGGGTGCCAAGAAGGAAACAGCAGCAGCTCCTGGACTAGGCTATGTGGATCTTCCTAATACGCAAATAAGGAAG GTTACTGCAAACCGCCTGCTGCACTCCAAGCAAACCATTCCTCACTACTATCTGACAGTTGATACTCGTGTTGACAAACTTATTAA GTTGCGAAGTGAGTTGAATCCTCTGCAGGATACCTCTGGTGGCAAGAAGATATCCATAAATGATCTTGTTATCAAG GCCGCAGCATTGGCTCTTCGTAATGTTCCTGAGTGTAATAGCTCTTGGATGAATGATTTTATTCGCCA ATACCACAATGTGAACATCAATGTTGCTGTACAAACTGAGGATGGCTTGTTTGTTCCCGTAATAAGG GATGCTGACAAGAAGGGCCTAGCCACTATCGCTGATGAGGTGAAGCAACTGGCTCAGAGAGCAAGGGACAACAGCCTTAAGCCAGAGGATTATGAG GGTGGCACTTTCACTGTGTCAAACTTGGGAGGCCCTTTTGGAATTAAGCAATTCTGTGCCATCGTAAATCCTCCACAATCAGCAATTTTGGCTATTGGCTCAG CTGAGAAGAGGGTGATCCCTGGAGCTGAGGGTCAGTTTGAAGTTGGTTCGTTTATGTCAGCAACATTGAGCTGCGACCACCGGGTCATTGACG GTGCCATTGGTGCAGAATGGATGAAGGCGTTCAAGGGCTACATCGAGAATCCAACGACCATGTTGCTGTAA
- the LOC4339859 gene encoding dihydrolipoyllysine-residue acetyltransferase component 3 of pyruvate dehydrogenase complex, mitochondrial, which yields MALLLRHSPKLRRAHAILGCERGTVVRHFSSSTCSSLVKEDTVSSSNLHPEYAKKIGGSDFSHDRQSGKELQNFKVSPQEASRASNFMRASKYGMPITANGVHSLFSCGQVVPSRCFSSGADLPPHQEIGMPSLSPTMTEGNIARWVKKEGDKVSPGEVLCEVETDKATVEMECMEEGYLAKIIHGDGAKEIKVGEIIAVTVEEEEDIGKFKDYKAPSSAESAAPAESKPQSEPTEPKKEKEQPKAPEPKATKTEESFLSEDRTFSSPIARKLAEDNNVPLSSIKGTGPDGRILKADIEDYLASVAKGAKKETAAAPGLGYVDLPNTQIRKVTANRLLHSKQTIPHYYLTVDTRVDKLIKLRSELNPLQDTSGGKKISINDLVIKAAALALRNVPECNSSWMNDFIRQYHNVNINVAVQTEDGLFVPVIRDADKKGLATIADEVKQLAQRARDNSLKPEDYEGGTFTVSNLGGPFGIKQFCAIVNPPQSAILAIGSAEKRVIPGAEGQFEVGSFMSATLSCDHRVIDGAIGAEWMKAFKGYIENPTTMLL from the exons CTGTATCAAGTTCCAACCTTCATCCAGAGTATGCAAAAAAAATTGGAGGATCAGATTTTTCCCATGACAGGCAGTCTGGAAAAGAGCTTCAGAATTTCAAG GTCTCACCGCAAGAAGCAAGTAGAGCCTCCAATTTCATGAGAGCATCCAAATATGGAATGCCAATTACTGCTAATGGGGTACATAGTTTGTTCTCATG TGGGCAGGTAGTACCGTCTAGGTGTTTTTCAAGTGGAGCAG ATTTGCCTCCACATCAGGAAATCGGAATGCCTTCACTCTCCCCTACCATGACTGAG GGAAACATTGCAAGGTGGGTGAAGAAAGAAGGAGATAAAGTCTCACCTGGTGAAGTTCTTTGTGAAGTAGAGACT GATAAAGCGACAGTGGAGATGGAATGCATGGAGGAAGGCTACCTTGCTAAAATTATCCATGGAGATGGTGCCAAAGAAATTAAAGTTGGTGAG ATTATTGCCGTAACcgtggaagaagaggaagacatCGGCAAATTTAAGGATTATAAGGCTCCATCATCTGCTGAATCTGCAGCTCCAGCCGAATCGAAGCCCCAATCTGAGCCCACAGAaccaaaaaaggagaaagagcaGCCCAAGGCTCCTGAGCCAAAGGCTACAAAGACAGAAGAATCTTTTCTTTCAGAGGATCGCACATTCTCCAGTCCAATTGCAAGGAAATTGGCAGAAGACAACAAT GTACCACTGTCAAGCATAAAAGGTACTGGCCCCGATGGGCGAATTTTGAAGGCAGATATTGAGGATTACTTGG CTTCTGTGGCCAAGGGTGCCAAGAAGGAAACAGCAGCAGCTCCTGGACTAGGCTATGTGGATCTTCCTAATACGCAAATAAGGAAG GTTACTGCAAACCGCCTGCTGCACTCCAAGCAAACCATTCCTCACTACTATCTGACAGTTGATACTCGTGTTGACAAACTTATTAA GTTGCGAAGTGAGTTGAATCCTCTGCAGGATACCTCTGGTGGCAAGAAGATATCCATAAATGATCTTGTTATCAAG GCCGCAGCATTGGCTCTTCGTAATGTTCCTGAGTGTAATAGCTCTTGGATGAATGATTTTATTCGCCA ATACCACAATGTGAACATCAATGTTGCTGTACAAACTGAGGATGGCTTGTTTGTTCCCGTAATAAGG GATGCTGACAAGAAGGGCCTAGCCACTATCGCTGATGAGGTGAAGCAACTGGCTCAGAGAGCAAGGGACAACAGCCTTAAGCCAGAGGATTATGAG GGTGGCACTTTCACTGTGTCAAACTTGGGAGGCCCTTTTGGAATTAAGCAATTCTGTGCCATCGTAAATCCTCCACAATCAGCAATTTTGGCTATTGGCTCAG CTGAGAAGAGGGTGATCCCTGGAGCTGAGGGTCAGTTTGAAGTTGGTTCGTTTATGTCAGCAACATTGAGCTGCGACCACCGGGTCATTGACG GTGCCATTGGTGCAGAATGGATGAAGGCGTTCAAGGGCTACATCGAGAATCCAACGACCATGTTGCTGTAA
- the LOC4339859 gene encoding dihydrolipoyllysine-residue acetyltransferase component 3 of pyruvate dehydrogenase complex, mitochondrial isoform X2, translating to MVCTFLFIVYCPDLPPHQEIGMPSLSPTMTEGNIARWVKKEGDKVSPGEVLCEVETDKATVEMECMEEGYLAKIIHGDGAKEIKVGEIIAVTVEEEEDIGKFKDYKAPSSAESAAPAESKPQSEPTEPKKEKEQPKAPEPKATKTEESFLSEDRTFSSPIARKLAEDNNVPLSSIKGTGPDGRILKADIEDYLASVAKGAKKETAAAPGLGYVDLPNTQIRKVTANRLLHSKQTIPHYYLTVDTRVDKLIKLRSELNPLQDTSGGKKISINDLVIKAAALALRNVPECNSSWMNDFIRQYHNVNINVAVQTEDGLFVPVIRDADKKGLATIADEVKQLAQRARDNSLKPEDYEGGTFTVSNLGGPFGIKQFCAIVNPPQSAILAIGSAEKRVIPGAEGQFEVGSFMSATLSCDHRVIDGAIGAEWMKAFKGYIENPTTMLL from the exons ATGGTATGTACTTTCCTTTT TATTGTTTACTGTCCAGATTTGCCTCCACATCAGGAAATCGGAATGCCTTCACTCTCCCCTACCATGACTGAG GGAAACATTGCAAGGTGGGTGAAGAAAGAAGGAGATAAAGTCTCACCTGGTGAAGTTCTTTGTGAAGTAGAGACT GATAAAGCGACAGTGGAGATGGAATGCATGGAGGAAGGCTACCTTGCTAAAATTATCCATGGAGATGGTGCCAAAGAAATTAAAGTTGGTGAG ATTATTGCCGTAACcgtggaagaagaggaagacatCGGCAAATTTAAGGATTATAAGGCTCCATCATCTGCTGAATCTGCAGCTCCAGCCGAATCGAAGCCCCAATCTGAGCCCACAGAaccaaaaaaggagaaagagcaGCCCAAGGCTCCTGAGCCAAAGGCTACAAAGACAGAAGAATCTTTTCTTTCAGAGGATCGCACATTCTCCAGTCCAATTGCAAGGAAATTGGCAGAAGACAACAAT GTACCACTGTCAAGCATAAAAGGTACTGGCCCCGATGGGCGAATTTTGAAGGCAGATATTGAGGATTACTTGG CTTCTGTGGCCAAGGGTGCCAAGAAGGAAACAGCAGCAGCTCCTGGACTAGGCTATGTGGATCTTCCTAATACGCAAATAAGGAAG GTTACTGCAAACCGCCTGCTGCACTCCAAGCAAACCATTCCTCACTACTATCTGACAGTTGATACTCGTGTTGACAAACTTATTAA GTTGCGAAGTGAGTTGAATCCTCTGCAGGATACCTCTGGTGGCAAGAAGATATCCATAAATGATCTTGTTATCAAG GCCGCAGCATTGGCTCTTCGTAATGTTCCTGAGTGTAATAGCTCTTGGATGAATGATTTTATTCGCCA ATACCACAATGTGAACATCAATGTTGCTGTACAAACTGAGGATGGCTTGTTTGTTCCCGTAATAAGG GATGCTGACAAGAAGGGCCTAGCCACTATCGCTGATGAGGTGAAGCAACTGGCTCAGAGAGCAAGGGACAACAGCCTTAAGCCAGAGGATTATGAG GGTGGCACTTTCACTGTGTCAAACTTGGGAGGCCCTTTTGGAATTAAGCAATTCTGTGCCATCGTAAATCCTCCACAATCAGCAATTTTGGCTATTGGCTCAG CTGAGAAGAGGGTGATCCCTGGAGCTGAGGGTCAGTTTGAAGTTGGTTCGTTTATGTCAGCAACATTGAGCTGCGACCACCGGGTCATTGACG GTGCCATTGGTGCAGAATGGATGAAGGCGTTCAAGGGCTACATCGAGAATCCAACGACCATGTTGCTGTAA